The genomic stretch TGTCATGTGCTGACAGATGTTTACCCTTCTCTGCAGCATCACGAGGATCTCCAGTGTCCTCATTCTCTTCACCATGGCAGCTCCTAATACGGCTCCTTTGCTGCCAGCTGAGACCACTGCGGGGAGCCTTCTGAGTCTGGTGTCCCAGCCCGggtcctggctctgctctgtgGAGCACTGCTCACCGGGGGACAGGAGGTGGGGACAGATGTGGAGGACCGCCCACGAGGGGGACGGGGAGGTGGGGacggaagaaggaagggaaatccCATTGTTTCTCATTCGGCTGGCAGGATCTCTTTATGCTCCAGCACGCATGTTTTCTCTCCATCCCTGTCTCTTCATCCTTCTCTccaccctgcccgcccccccctccccccccagctgCTGTTTCTCGTAGCCTCTCTAGCAGGTGCTAAGTCTGTTTCCCTGCTAGAGTTCTCGCCACCGCATTTTGAACACGTGCCTGCTCACGTGAAGACCTGTGGCCCTGGTGCCTTCTGCTGTGGGAGATCGGCTCCTGACTCTGATTGGGTTTTCTCATGTTTTTATATCGGCAACTGAGGGAGGTTGGGTGCCAGAGATCCCGGAAGTTGTGAACGTGTGTTGCAACCTAGTGTGGCAGGTGTCAAGGGCGCCCAGAGCTTTGTGGAATTACACGAGCTCCGGAGCAGCCCTTGCCTTCTTCTATACAGTGCACCACGAACAGTGCACCTAGTATGAATGGGAAATGTGCCCGCTCTTTCCTGTCATCTCTGATTACCAGGCAgggaacaaataagtaaacagtaaaggaaataattaaatacattgtCGTAAATTGTACGGGCCGTTAAAAATTACTACAAATTACGCTCTTGAGAAATAATTTCGTTTCATGGAAGAATGCTTACAGTATAATAATGTTGAAATGAAGCAGTAAGATCtggaatttttaaagatgaatataaaACAGGCATAGGGAAATggcaagaagaaaatagaagttgCCGGCCAATGTGTAGGTTTTGAGGTGATAGGATGTTGTTGCATTTTCTAGGTGTTTTATAAATGAGTGCATTTTCCAATCCGAGAAGGGGAGAGGTTTAGAAGTCAGTAATTCTCCAAAGGGTTCTTTGCAGGACACTCGCGTAAATAATACCCGTTTTATTAAATTGTTCTTTCTTAGGCCTTATGGGGTTTTTTGATTCAGTTGATAAGTTCCTTAGattttgaaggaaacaaaatactCATTGGAAGATACAAGATTTACAGAGCATTACTCTGGAGAAGACTTAGAAATTTTGATTATGCATAGGTCTGAGTAAGAGGGAGCAGGGCAGGAAGTTTGAGAGCGGTCTCTCGGGTTCCCACTGGTTCTACCACTTAGGATGTGCCTGACCTTGGACAAGGAACGGAACTATttagtgcctttgttcccctgaTGGGAAAAAGGGCATATTAATAGTGTTCTCCTCACAGCATTGTTGTAAAAGTTCAAAGGTACATAACAACCCTCAGAGTACTGAGAATGTTAATAATTTTTCCCCCCTTAGTTTGGACTGAATTTTGTTTACATTAAGAATTGATTATACCTGAAGTCCAATGATTGTGGTGttttaaagtagaatttttattttataattgaaaaagaaGCTTAACCCTTTTCAGTTCCTTTTATagtccttttggttttgtttttttcttaataggtGTCTTGTTAAGAATCGGTACAAAGCTGGTGACCGAATGGTTGATTGGTTTCAACTAAATTTACAATGTATAAACTGGTCCGAAAGTGAAGGAAAGTATAAGTTTACGGGGAACGACGTTTTTCCCCTTTTAGTTTTTACAAGGAGTGTTGATCCCGATAAGTGATTGCCCCGTGTACCTGACTGGTAGTGGTTTGTGGCACTTGGAACTAatgtaattgaaaataatttctttactgACCAGAATCAGCGTCCAAGAAACCGAAGTGGGATGacttcaaaaagaagaagaaggaactGAAACACAGCAGACAACTCAGTGATAAAACCAACTATGACATCGTTGTTCGTGCGAAGCAGATTTGGGAGACCTTACGACGGTAGTGCCACCTGACGGCCTCTTCGTTAGTCCCTCTGAGAGGGTGGAGGGGTGTGGGCACCCCTTGTTCATAGCGAGATGTCCTAAGGTAAACTGCGTGGCGCTTGGGATATTCGCGGAGAACCCAGCGCTCCAGGAGAGACCTTGGTATCAGATGTCTGCCCAACGGCACACACATGTGGGATCCATAGGATGATGTCACATATGTTTATGAAAACATATGAGAATTAGAATGGGTTGGAAATTTCTTCCTGGGAGAGTTCTGAGAAAATGAAGGACAATTTCCTACCAGCTAGGTTTTGAGATACTTAAGTCTTTGGTCTCTTGgacttgttttattgttttcttgacATTTGAGGTTTGGGCCGTGAAGATGTAAGCTGATCATAAAATTATACCTTGTGACATGAGTTCTTGTCTTTGAGAAAATCACCTTTCTCCGGTTGCTCTGGAAGAGTAATTTTCACCTCGGAGGTCTGCTGCCTCCGGAGAGAAAAATCCCTCTAACTGGGCGAATGTACCCTGGTGTGGTTTTTACTTTCTTGTGTTGGAAATAACGTCTTTACTTCAGCCGTGATTCCTCCTCCTTTATTCTCGTTTGTAGAAAAGACTGTGACAAAGAAAAGAGAGTCAAGTTGATGGGTGATTTGCAGAAGCTGATTCAAGGGAAGATTAAAACAGTAAGTAGGGCAGGCTGGTAATGGCATTTGTAACAACTGAAACCAGCCCGCTCTCAGTAAAGTCTGGGTGACCGTTCACGATAGGCGCGATatggttttaaatgtatttggCCCCAAATTTCAAATACCTTTTATGATACTGAGTAAATAAAACCTTTTGTAGTGAGGGACCTTACTCCTGGGGACTTAGTAAAATAtcaatgatcttttaaaaattcattttcaaaaattttacttaaagtaAATCAACGAGCCTggcatgggtctcgaactcacaaaccatgagttcatgacctgagccgaaaccaagagtcagacacttaactgagccatccaggcaccctgaaaagtTGTTGTATTTCATATACCACCTCCGCCCCCCTCAAAACTACTGGATAAATCAGATCCTCACTGCAGGACTCGTGGATCAATAAGCATAAATAATCAGTTATGCAAAATGATTCTTTCCTGTGCCatgttatttgcttattttaatgtttactttctagagagagagaaagagagacagtgtgagcaggggaggggcagagagagagggagacactgaatctgaagcaggctctaggctctgagctatcagcgcagagcccgttgcggggctcgaacccaggaatcgcaagattatgatctgagctgaagtcagatgcttaaccaactgagccacctgggcgccccaccAGTCTACTTTAATAgtgctttttatttgttgctcattctggctttaaaattttttagttcCAACAAGTCAAAAAATGACTTGCTACTCGTGTAGCAAGGCTTTTAGATTAGTCTTCTATCTATACCTTATGTTGCCAAGGCCAGACATTCTTAGATCACTTACGtaaacagaaaaatcacagaataataaaatttttgaattggAAAATTTCCTTTAGGCAAAGTAACTTTCAGAGCCGTGAGAAATAATAGTATGTATAACCATTAAAGAGGTTTGGtttgatttgctttgtttttaattataatgataGGAATCTTGCAAGATGGTTAAATCTGTCCCAGTGTTGGATGGTAAGCGGCAGAACCAAGGAATGTCATTTTGTACAATTAAAATGAGCATTTCTGCTCCCGAGTAACCTAGGTTTGATTTTGTCCATGAAGACCCTCCCTCGTTCCGGGGAAGGAAAGTAGCAAAACAGAAGTGCTGGATAGAACTCTTCGGAGAGATCCTTCTAACAGCCCGAACTGTCTTCCCTGCAGATGGCATTTGCTCATGACTCTACTCGTGTGATCCAGTGTTACATTCAGTATGGTAACGAAGAACAGCGAAAACAGGCTTTTGAGGAGCTGCGAGGTAGGTCTCTTCTGTTAGAGATTAATCGTGATGCTTTACAGTAAGTCACTTTCTCTGGAGATACCAGGGACTGCCCTGGAAAATCATCCTTGTTGAGGGGAAGCAATGTGTTCTCTACAGGacctctttttgtttctatggGTTCTTTGCGTGGGGTGAGTAAGAGAGTTGTTTGTTCCCAGGATTGTCTGTTTACACAGTTCTCTGATACTGGAGGGCGGACGTGAGCTTGTCAGCTCATgataatgtattttgtttttcagatgattTTGTCCAATTGAGTAAAGCTAAGTATTCCAGAAATATTGTTAAGAAATTTCTCATGTACGGGTGAGTTTTGTTTATAACATATATTGTCGTTAGTCTTTTAAAGGCGTGGACAACACTTGGGCACTTGGTCTGGGATCATAATCACCAGCCCGGGGCAGATGCTTGTCGTGTTGCTGGGGAGCATGGTGTGAAAAACAATTATCCAAGTAATGTGAATGATGATACTGCCTTCTCCACTCTTATTTTGATGTCCTGGAAGAAGAGAAATTGAATGATTAGCTTAGAATTCATTACCCGCATTTAGAAGgtgcagggctgggaggggaaggggaggaggcccGGCGGGGTCAGTGGGTTAGGGAACGTCCAGATGGGAACACTTCCTAAAGTAGCTGGAATTGCAGCTTGCCCTGACTTCTCTGTTTGAGCACCATGTGCCCAGATGTGCTAACCATAGAAAAGTTCAGTTgacagaattttcaaaaaatgtgtttCTGCCTATAATTATCAGCTGCTTGATCATGTTAGAATGTAACGTAAATACTTATAATgacgtccttttttttttttttagtttgtttattttgagagagacagagacagcacaagtggggaggggcagagagagggagagagagaatcccaagcaggctccatagcaTCGgcatggagccctgtgtggggcttgaacccatgaagcttcgagatcatgacctgagctaaaattaagagtcagacgcgtaactgactgagccacccaggcgccctgaagtcCTGTTTCAATTAGACAATCCTGTTTCCTGGCCTCTTGGTCTTTCACCTTCCCTTTCTGTCCGTCTCCCCTACTTTTTCATGCCGAACAGTTTAATACGGGCTCCTGGCGCTAGGAACACAGTGCTGGCCACAGTTCTCTGTGCATTTAAGTCATTCACCTCTCACCTCGACCATGTTCTGTCTGTGACGTGACCAAAGAAGCTGAGTCACAGAATTCAAGTAACTTGCTCAGGATCTTTCAGCTGCTTGGCAAAGTCAGGTCTCAGCGGCCAGGAGCAAGTTGGCTCCTGAgcaggctgggagctgggggaggggggagaggacaAGGCCAATAAGGGataatggcggggggggggggtgtaggaCAAGGCGGGTGGCTCTCCTGCCCCAGGTGGGCCACCCCGCGTTCTAATGGGCCGGTTTCAGGAGAAGTTGGGTTTTGTGGCCgccccacttcctcctcctgtcGCTGATGTTCTCCCGCCATCCCCGGCTTTAGGAGTAAGCCGCAGATTGCAGAGATCGTGAGAAGTTTCAAAGGGCACGTGAGGAAGATGCTGCGGCACGCGGAGGCATCCTCCATCGTGGAGTATGCGTACAATGACAGGGCCGTCTTGGAGCAGAGGAACATGCTGACGGAGGAGCTCTACGGGAACACGTTTCAGCTCTACAAGGTGACCTTCCAGAACATTCTCGCTGGCGCTTTTACTTTTTCCGTGTGCCGTTCCTGACCTTCCAGTGCCCTGGTCTCAGAATGttctatttttgctttgtctGGTCCATTAAGAGACTCTCCTACCCTTCGTTCTCTTGGATTATTTTGTCTCTGGTGCGATGAGCAAATGATCAGActtccatttccctttcttccGGGGCACGATGTCTGAATCCCCTTTAAATTAGactgcactgtttctctctcccgAGTTCCCTGCGTAATGCTTCAGGACATCCGTTTCTGCTGGACTGAGGTAGAGGTCTCTTTCATAGCTAGCAGAGTTTTGTAACCACCCCCTAACCAGCTCGGGCTCACGTGTATCGGGCTCCCTGTAGCTGCCTTCTGTGTGTGGACTGTCCTTCTCTAGGTGGAATCCAGGGAGGAAAGGGAGTAGAGAGAACCAGCCTTGGGCACGGTACAGGGTTGAATCCATTAGAGGCCAATAAGGGGACTAGGACGATGAAAGGGTCTATTTCAGACCTTGGGACCTAAATGCGCCCATCTCTCTCCAGAGATTGCTTCCCCCAGTCAGGTCCAGCTCCTAGCTCGTTTGTTTTGTAACTGTCACTCTGGGAATATCCATGGTGGCAAGAATTTGTGAGCTGACTACCTGATCTTACGATGAAGTACGTGCTAGGTAAGGTGCCTGTTGACTGGCTGAGTTGGACGGTTGTTTAAATACGATGATGGGTGTATAGAGTGGGAACCAGAAAATCAGGTTACTCTGTGAGGGTATCTACAGCGGGGCGTTCGATATGGGAAATCGGAAATTTATattgagtttatttaaaataactataattgaTTTGTCTTTGCTGTGATGTTGAAGAAACTCGATTAAATTTAaaggagtttgattttttttttttctcattgcagTCTACGGATCACCCAACTCTGGACAAAGTATTAGAGGTACAGCCCGAAAAGCTAGAGCTTATCATGGATGAAATGAAGCAGATTCTAACTCCAATGGCCCAAAAGTAAGAAagctgtttttgtcttttcttaacaGATGGCATTCGAAGGAAGAAATTGTTCTATAACCCTTGCAGAGGAAAGGTAGATAGTTACCCAAATAGATTCAATTATTTGAATTGGATCATAAAACTTAAATGCTCAGGCATATGGCCTCCCTGGAGTTTGTACCATAGTGGAGTGGTTAAGGGGTATCCTTTGCGACCCAAACTGCCTGGTTGTGAATCCTGGTGCCCCCCTCAATTATTAGCTGTGACATTGAATAACTTAACCTCTGTGTGCCTCACTTTCCACATCTACAAGATTTGGGATAATAGTAGTACATGTTCCGAGGAggattatgaagattaaatgggttaatatttCCAAAACACTCAGAAGCAGTGCTTTGCCCATAAAGGCCGCACGTGTTTGCCAGCTGCGTAGATACTTCTTATCAGCTCCAGGTCTTTGGTGCCTTGACCGTGGGCCTCCACCGTACGTCTGAATTCAGCACGTGTCGCGCTAAGAAGCTTAGATCGATGCGGTGTTGTTGAGGTCACTGATACTGTTCCCTTCTATTCACGTTTTAATTGTGCTAGGATTATTTTATGGAACTAAGCGTTGTGAAGGGCGCTtgacagaaagaaaatagctATAAAAAAATAGATGCACATAGGGATTCCTAATCACAAGTCCATTGTTGGGTAAGAAAATGCAGATGTCCTTATTGAAGATGGGAGAAAGTTATTTGGGATGATGATTTCCTCTAGAGATACTAGACATTTGTGCTCTGGTTTTGGTTCTAGTGGACGACACTAAAAGATTTTTATCATCTAAaagtttgttgtttgttgttgttgttgtcgtcgttTTTAATTCTTAGTGTATTACTGAAAAGATGCACTCTGTCTTGTGACAGACAACATTTTCTAAAACCATTTTACTTGCTTTGATTATTTTAGGACGACTGAGGTTATCTGTGTCCCTATTATTGTAGTGCCAGATCTGACATATTCTCTTCTCCTTGTCTGTCTTTCAGGGAAGCTGTGATTAAGCACTCATTGGTGCATAAAGTATTCTTGGACTTCTTTACCTACGCACCTGCCAAGCTAAGATCAGTAAGTTCTTGCCTTTAGTTTTTTACCAAACATAGAGGAAGAgccacattaaaatgtaaaacactgcTTTAATGGACATTgtcttttggaaattttaaagagTTGTTTCCTTATTTAGAGAAGATAAGGCACTAAACTCCCTTTGAACGAGTCTACCAATTCCCTTTAGATATTTGCCAGAAGACTGTGGAATTGACTGtagttttatgaattttgttgggtttttatattttaattataagcCAGATACTTACTTTAATTATAAGCCAGTCCTCCAGCTAACCACACTGAAAATTAACGGATAGATACTCGGCATTCAAGTAGTTTGAAATTCACCCGTGCTGATACAAAATTCACATCGATGTGAAAAGGTTAGGGGAGGACATTCATGTAAAACTAAATGGACCATGAGAGACTGGACCTCATATGATAGAAGgtaaggaacagagagggaaggtAATTTGTACTGCCCTTCAGGTCAGCGATGGGAATACAAATGAGAATTCATCATTTACTTCCCTGAACTTTGCTTGCCTCATCAAACCGTGACCACATTGCCCACTCGTCCTCATTTTATTAGTAAGGGGTAACTAAAATAATAACCCTGACTGCTTTTTAACAAATACCCCAGATTAAACATTCATAGGAATTTTGACCCTCTCACAAGTTGGCATAGAGAAGAGAATTTTCCAAGAGTAAGCTGCTCACCTCAGCTTGTGGTTCAACGACTGTAGCAGGTGCTGCTTCGCTTTTGgggatttctctcttttctgcagGGCACAGTATCTCACAGTCCTGGATATTTTAAGGTGGGACAGTACTTTGAGATATGAGAATATGAGCActggaatatagtcagtggtggGAAatctttgtcattattatttattttttagtgttgaaTGTATTAATCACAGAACATCATTAGGAACTTGGTGTGAATGTACAGTAATGGGACAAATCTTCCCTGGCCCTGGGGGCATTAACTCTCTAACTGGATAGCTTTGAATAGATTCATAAGTTTAGATATGTAAGCTGAGCGCTGTATTTCTGGGACCCATCCTGGGATAAGATTACAAAATCGTTACGGATGAAATCACGTATTTCTTATTGAAGAAAATAGTCTCTTTCCTGGTCGGAGactttgtatatgttttatttatttaatataaatttttaagtcGGGAACAGACTAACGTGGGGCCTAGCAGAACTGTCGGAACTCACTTACCTCTATGTGCTAGGCTTCCCAGATACAATTAAGAAATTAGGTACATTGACCatacagaaagattaaaaatacactaaattaCCTTGTAAGACATTAATAATTGGGATTTTACTAAAGGGGTCATTGATAAATGAGGACCTAGTCTAACAGACTCATTATTCTTAGGGAAATATCAGTTGAGTGTCTTTACGGTGAATTACGAAAATGATTTCTAGAAGTAATCCAGTGACAGactgaaaaagagaaactttttcagcccaaattagtgttttgttttctgctcattACACACACGACCGTTTTAGGGAAGAATATTGTATCTTTTTTATCTGGCTTTACTATTAAAAACTCCCTCCTTCTACAGCCACTTTGTAGctttatttctcttgaaaaatcttttagaatatacaacacacatacatacttatcTGAATAGATATTGGTAAAACTCCTCGGGTATTTTAATAGAAATCGCGTACCACCGGTATTCACTGCCCTCGATGGCGAAAAAGAGGTGTAGTTTGAAAAGGTTGTGTTTTCTGCACGCATCtctatacaattaaaaatgaacttgTTCTCCACCTCTACTCTCTGTGATTCTCTGTGTATAACTGGTTCTCAgtagaagattttaaaaaggcaggaGGAAAGGACAAAATAAAGCCGTGGTGGCGTTTGTTCCCCAGGAAATGATCGAAGCCATCCGCGAGGCGGTAATATACCTGGCACACACACACGATGGCGCCAGAGTGGCCATGCACTGCCTGTGGCACGGCACGCCCAAGGTGAGTGTGTCGCTCGTGGCTTGAACCGCCTTCCCCTCCACTTTCCCGCTCCTTTGGTCTTTGCCCTGATGTGTATCAACATTATCTCTGCAAAGTTGAGCCTCAGGGCCTCCCAGGAATTGGATTTTCTTAGGGCCTAGTGTTTCTCTGTTGGAGTTTTCATTAAAGTACAAAAAGCTTGAGTTGTCTTTATTTGGGAAGGGACCTGTCAAGCAAGTAGAAACAATATATATATCAGGCTTACCCGTGTAGAAGTTTTGGTACCTGTCAGGTTCTTTGATTCCTCATTCAGTGATcttagtgggggagggagaggcaggaggaggtgaTGAACACGCGAGATGATGCTCTCGTGGGTGTTCGGTACTTTGAGGGATGAGGTAAAGATCCGTGTTAGTTGCAGGAGTTTAACACGAAATGATCCACATTTCCTTGATCAGTATAATTTTGTCTTGTAAAAGTGTtgtgctttgcccattttttaaatgaataccaCTTGAGTTTCTGGTGAACCAATAAGTATTGAATACCGTCTGTATGCTGCACCCTTACGCATTTCCAGTCAGTTCACACGCTGAAAGAGATCTCTCCGTTCTCCCTGTAAAAGAAGGTATTTCCACTGGGTTTGCCTCACAGCTAATAACTTTAGGGTTCCGTACTTGGGTCACGATGGATTGTCACGTACAGGTCTAATAGGATTGGAATAGCTCTGGAAGGACTTAAAGTATACTGCTGTTTTTTTGGTTCTGGCCACATACCTGTTTTCACTCATGAGAAAAGTGTACCAGACTGGTGGAAATTTAGCATTCTAGACATTTTTGGCCATGTAGTTTTTAATCCATAACTACAAGTTGTAAGACAAattaacttttctcttttaaggACAGGAAAGTGATTGTGAAAACAATGAAGACTTACGTTGAAAAGGTGGCTAATGTAAGTATAAGAAAAGtacaatttctgttattttttgtttgctttttgtctttttgttatttttaatgaaatgaaatcacgtctattgtagaaaatttgaaaacgtCAGAAAATTGCCAACAAGAAAACTATTCATTATTTTAGTACAATCTCTTTCTGTGCATCTGCCTTTTTATGGCATTAAGTTTATACTAAATGAGATTTCTCctttttgcatttaatttcatACTGTGacaactttccatttttattagatatttttGAAGACCTgatatttaacttctttaatgAATCTGTCCATTTATGTTATTAAACGTGGAAATTACTGTCTAGAATAAATTTGTAAAGTCAGCAGAGAAAATTCCAGTTGTTAAGTTTTGTAGTTCTTTGGAACCCTTTGGAGATGCTATAAAAGCTCTCCTCATGAAATCATAGAGGGTATGAAAAGTTTTTTCCAGAGAGATTAATCGCCTCGAACGATAgtatttccatgtatttaaatACTTACTAGTTTTCCATAGTATTTCTAGAATATACATAGTAGCAAACATATGTTAAAGCTTCTGATTTACTGGGGAACTAAAATTGGCCACAACAACTGTATCCTATGAAAAATGCAAAGAGAACTCCTAGCAGCTGGTGGCCACTTTGGACACCGATAAATTGGCGCTCTGTGCCTATGGACGATCGCAGCTGGAGACCGGGGAGGGAGTATAAGGCCATGTAAGGCAGCTAACTTTTctgtaacaaaatgaaagaaaagattctcTAGTGAGTTGTTTCCAACATAGGagattttactatttgtttttcatCGTGAAGTAAATCTtctaacattttaatttgaatattttaaattagaaatgagtAAAAACCAAATGTTAgtagaaaattctgaaaggtaTTAATAGTAaaagacattcttttcttttcttttcttttcttttcttttcttttcttttcttttcttttctttttgagagagagagtgaggggagggagggacagagagagaatcctaagcaggctctgtcctgtcagtgtagaacccgatgcagggctcgaacccacagaccatgagttcatgacctgagctgaaatctagagtctaatgcttacccgactgagccacccaggtagccccaaaagtaaaacacattcttaaataataaaattagatttgttttaattttacagttGCATAAACagctttggggtttttgtttttgttttgttttggagaacCTGATCCCAGCAAGGCATTATGATGGTAACAAGAAATGGACAGCGCGGTGCCTTTTTTATCTCACGGAGTTGCTTCTAAAGAGAGGAGATAAACTAGTAACTACCCATGGATTTAATTTATGGTTATTTAGACATGCTTAATTTTCCACGTATGGGGGGATTCTTGACATACTCGATTATTTCAGTCCTTTTACATGTATAAAGACTTACCATCTTGTGGCCTGGCCTGTGGTCTGTCACAGGATCTTGAGGAGAGTTTGTTTTGTGGAATTGGTGAGTGTGGTATTCCATAAATGTCACATCAGCGTGGTTGATAGCGTTGTTCATATCATCAGTGTTTTTTCTGATCTGTTTCTCCTTGGCTGCTTCCATCAGGTGCTGAGAAAAGTGTATTAAAAATCTCCAGCTGTAATTGTAGAGGTGTCTTTTTGTCACTGAAGTTCTGTTCCAGTTTCTTTTGTATTCACCCAGAGATACTGTGTATGTGGGCATGCTTCTGTGTGTGGGACTTAAAAAATCAGAGACTGGTGGTTGTGTGCTGTGTACACATTGTTATGCTTTGTTTGCTTCTCTTAATTCACCTCAgggtccttttctttctttttttttttttaatgtttatttatttttgagacagagagag from Panthera uncia isolate 11264 chromosome D4, Puncia_PCG_1.0, whole genome shotgun sequence encodes the following:
- the PUM3 gene encoding pumilio homolog 3 isoform X2; this translates as MEVKGKKKITGKDVKTSQEKNILHKNSDSGSSKTFPRKVVKEGGPKITPKNFEKCATKPGKKGVKQFKNKQQGDKIPKNKFQQANKFNRKRKFQADGKSDESASKKPKWDDFKKKKKELKHSRQLSDKTNYDIVVRAKQIWETLRRKDCDKEKRVKLMGDLQKLIQGKIKTMAFAHDSTRVIQCYIQYGNEEQRKQAFEELRDDFVQLSKAKYSRNIVKKFLMYGSKPQIAEIVRSFKGHVRKMLRHAEASSIVEYAYNDRAVLEQRNMLTEELYGNTFQLYKSTDHPTLDKVLEVQPEKLELIMDEMKQILTPMAQKEAVIKHSLVHKVFLDFFTYAPAKLRSEMIEAIREAVIYLAHTHDGARVAMHCLWHGTPKDRKVIVKTMKTYVEKVANGQYSHLVLLAAFDCIDDTKLVKQIIISLHVAEHPAGHLVLKWLIEQDKKMKESGRGGCFAKTLVEHVGVKNLRSWASVNRGAIILASLLQSSDQEVANKVKAGLKGLIPTLEKNKNASKGIETLLEKLAA